A single window of Cytobacillus dafuensis DNA harbors:
- a CDS encoding polysaccharide deacetylase family protein encodes MRRKRKRKSIKTRTKLMLSMMVCTSLVLVNFDSSKKNETLAVSSLTQPINIMYSLMTNKNFQQYDEMNGPIHNYFRRINNNNNKQIKVEKDKKINEGKETNIESQKQIVKKETVDKTAGVSNSNTTESSNKGNKQTQTIKQQNELKKVYLTFDDGPSAYTNDILETLSSYGMKATFFMLEPNMRTYPEEVKSIINNGHIPALHGVTHNTSKIYSSEKTVVDEMTKAQATLKNLTGEVTHLIRTPYGSAPYMKPSYKQAVETAGFQLWDWTVDSEDWKYKNGEYVSHVIYQIENYPYRDKPIIILLHDRKTTAEHLPALLEYLKSKGYEAEILNEQMTAINF; translated from the coding sequence GTGAGAAGAAAACGAAAAAGAAAATCTATCAAAACAAGAACAAAACTGATGCTTTCTATGATGGTGTGTACTTCTTTAGTTTTAGTAAATTTTGATTCTAGCAAAAAGAATGAAACATTAGCAGTTTCTAGTTTGACTCAGCCAATTAACATTATGTATTCATTAATGACAAACAAGAATTTTCAACAATATGATGAAATGAATGGTCCTATACATAACTATTTTCGCAGAATCAATAATAATAATAATAAGCAAATAAAAGTTGAAAAGGATAAAAAAATTAACGAGGGTAAAGAAACGAATATAGAATCTCAAAAGCAAATAGTTAAAAAGGAAACAGTAGATAAAACAGCTGGAGTTAGTAATTCTAATACGACTGAGTCTTCAAATAAGGGAAATAAACAAACGCAAACAATTAAGCAGCAAAATGAATTGAAAAAAGTATATCTCACCTTTGATGATGGGCCATCGGCATATACAAATGATATTCTAGAAACGCTTAGTTCTTATGGAATGAAAGCAACCTTTTTCATGCTTGAACCTAATATGAGAACATATCCAGAAGAAGTAAAGAGTATTATTAACAATGGGCATATTCCGGCATTACACGGTGTAACACATAATACTTCGAAAATTTATAGTTCGGAAAAAACAGTAGTTGATGAGATGACAAAGGCACAAGCAACATTGAAGAATCTCACTGGCGAAGTTACACATCTAATTAGAACACCATATGGTTCTGCACCTTATATGAAGCCTTCCTATAAACAGGCAGTTGAAACGGCAGGGTTTCAATTATGGGATTGGACAGTTGATAGCGAGGACTGGAAATATAAAAATGGGGAATATGTTTCCCACGTTATTTATCAAATAGAGAATTACCCATACCGTGATAAACCAATAATTATTTTATTGCATGATAGAAAAACAACAGCTGAACATCTGCCAGCATTATTGGAATATTTAAAGTCAAAAGGATATGAAGCTGAGATATTAAATGAACAGATGACTGCCATTAATTTTTAA